In a genomic window of Thiolapillus brandeum:
- the pheS gene encoding phenylalanine--tRNA ligase subunit alpha, protein MDLEQLTEEALAAVAAADDLRALDEVRVAWLGKTGRFTEQLKQLGKLSKEERPKAGQAINKAKQTLQQAIEGRRQALENAALEARLAAERIDVTLPGRGLGSGSLHPVTRTMRRIQEIFGSAGFSVAEGPEIEDDYHNFEALNIPAHHPARAMHDTFYFDAHRLLRTHTSPVQVRVMKDAEPPLKVIAPGRVYRCDSDVTHTPMFHQVEGFMVDEHVTFADLKGILHSFLKAFFEQDLKVRFRPSYFPFTEPSAEVDMECVMCSGEGCRVCSHTGWLEVLGCGMIHPEVFRHVDIDTEKYTGYAFGMGVERLTMLRYGVNDLRLFFENDLRFLRQFA, encoded by the coding sequence ATGGATCTCGAACAACTGACTGAAGAAGCCCTGGCGGCGGTGGCGGCTGCAGATGACCTGCGGGCCCTGGACGAAGTGCGCGTTGCCTGGCTGGGCAAGACCGGACGTTTTACTGAACAGCTCAAACAGCTGGGCAAGCTGTCCAAGGAAGAACGTCCCAAGGCGGGACAGGCCATCAACAAGGCCAAGCAGACTCTGCAACAGGCTATCGAGGGACGCAGGCAGGCATTGGAGAATGCTGCCCTGGAAGCCCGTCTGGCCGCTGAACGCATCGATGTGACCCTGCCCGGGCGAGGCCTGGGAAGTGGCAGCCTGCATCCTGTGACCCGCACCATGCGGCGTATCCAGGAGATCTTTGGCAGTGCGGGTTTTAGCGTTGCGGAAGGCCCGGAAATTGAAGATGACTACCACAACTTCGAAGCCCTGAACATTCCTGCCCATCATCCGGCAAGGGCCATGCATGATACCTTTTATTTCGATGCCCATCGCTTGTTGCGTACCCACACTTCTCCGGTGCAGGTAAGGGTCATGAAGGATGCCGAGCCGCCCCTGAAGGTGATTGCTCCGGGACGGGTGTATCGTTGTGACTCTGATGTCACCCATACTCCCATGTTCCACCAGGTGGAAGGTTTCATGGTGGATGAGCATGTTACCTTTGCAGATCTCAAGGGAATTCTGCACAGCTTTCTCAAGGCTTTTTTCGAGCAGGATCTGAAAGTGCGCTTCCGGCCATCCTATTTCCCCTTTACCGAGCCTTCGGCGGAAGTGGACATGGAATGCGTCATGTGTAGTGGCGAAGGTTGCCGGGTATGCAGCCATACGGGCTGGCTGGAAGTGTTGGGCTGCGGCATGATCCACCCTGAAGTATTCCGTCATGTGGACATAGACACAGAGAAGTACACCGGGTACGCCTTCGGCATGGGAGTGGAGCGTCTCACCATGCTGCGTTACGGGGTCAACGACCTGCGCCTGTTCTTTGAAAACGATCTGCGCTTTCTGCGTCAGTTCGCCTGA
- the pheT gene encoding phenylalanine--tRNA ligase subunit beta → MQFSESWLREWVNPQASTEELADALSMAGLEVDGVSPAAPAFNGVVIGKVLDCQRHPDADKLSVCQVDIGAGEPVQIVCGAKNVAADMKVPVAVVGAVLPGDFRIRKAKLRGQQSLGMICSASELGLAESSDGIMPLPQDAPVGDDFRAYLQLDDSLIDVDLTPDRGDCLSIAGIARDVGVIYAAEVTDWKIPEVPAGIDDRQEVRLEAAEACPRYTCRIVRGVDARAETPLWMVERLRRSGIRAISPVVDITNYVMIELGQPMHGFDLDRLSGTIHVRFSQGGEKLTLLDGSDVDVQQGTLLIADDEKPLALAGIMGGEASGVVEDTRDILLESAFFSPTAIIGKARAYGLHTDSSHRFERGVDWQLQIRALERATDLLLHIAGGEAGPVVEAVAGDQLPESPEIHLRRFQIPRILGVEIDDATISDILKRLGMGVETTQDGWRVRAPSWRFDIAIEADLVEEIGRIYGYANIPENLSSAPVSVQGVPEAALHLDRIKDLLVDRDYQEVVTYSFISPELAELLTPKARPIRLANPISADMSVMRASLWPGLLSTLQYNLARQQDRVRLFETGQIFLAEGEDIRQPDMFAGLIYGDRLPEQWANPTGKVDFYDLKGDVEAVLGMVDNLHGFDIQPVKDDALHPGQSAVILRNAEEIGRLGMLHPALQAKLDIPGNVFLFQIRLQGLEKGRIPAYAAVSRYPAIRRDLALLVGRDVSWGEVEAVARKAAPEIVRDIRIFDVYTGDNIDSGLKSLALSLILQDYSHTLTDEETERAVKAVLDALRTELSAKLRD, encoded by the coding sequence ATGCAATTCAGTGAATCCTGGTTACGCGAGTGGGTGAATCCCCAAGCAAGCACCGAAGAACTGGCCGACGCCCTGAGTATGGCCGGCCTGGAAGTGGATGGCGTGAGTCCCGCTGCGCCTGCTTTCAACGGGGTGGTAATAGGCAAAGTGCTGGACTGCCAGCGCCATCCGGATGCCGACAAGTTGTCTGTATGTCAGGTGGATATCGGCGCAGGGGAACCCGTACAGATCGTCTGTGGCGCCAAAAATGTGGCTGCGGATATGAAAGTGCCCGTGGCTGTGGTAGGAGCCGTGCTACCCGGGGATTTCAGGATCAGGAAGGCGAAACTCAGAGGCCAGCAGTCTCTGGGTATGATCTGTTCCGCTTCCGAGCTGGGCCTGGCCGAGTCTTCAGACGGCATCATGCCTCTGCCGCAGGATGCGCCTGTGGGCGACGATTTTCGTGCCTATTTGCAGCTCGACGACAGCCTCATCGATGTGGATCTCACTCCGGACCGGGGCGACTGCCTGAGCATTGCGGGTATTGCCCGGGACGTGGGTGTGATCTATGCCGCTGAAGTGACGGACTGGAAAATTCCGGAAGTTCCCGCCGGCATCGATGATCGACAGGAGGTTCGTCTGGAAGCCGCGGAAGCCTGCCCCCGCTATACCTGCCGTATCGTGCGGGGCGTTGATGCGAGGGCTGAAACACCTTTGTGGATGGTGGAAAGGCTGCGCCGCAGTGGTATCCGTGCTATCAGCCCGGTGGTGGATATCACCAACTATGTGATGATCGAGTTGGGCCAGCCCATGCATGGTTTCGACCTGGACAGGCTGTCCGGCACTATTCATGTGCGCTTCTCCCAGGGCGGGGAGAAGCTTACCCTTCTGGATGGCAGCGACGTGGATGTTCAGCAGGGCACCCTGCTCATCGCTGATGATGAAAAGCCCCTGGCCCTGGCGGGAATCATGGGGGGTGAAGCTTCCGGGGTCGTAGAGGATACCCGAGACATTCTGCTGGAGTCCGCATTCTTCAGCCCCACGGCCATTATTGGCAAGGCTCGTGCCTATGGACTGCATACGGATTCCTCGCACCGGTTCGAACGGGGTGTGGACTGGCAGCTCCAGATCCGCGCCCTGGAGCGTGCCACGGATCTGCTGCTGCATATTGCCGGCGGAGAAGCTGGTCCCGTGGTAGAAGCCGTGGCCGGGGATCAGCTTCCCGAATCCCCGGAGATTCATCTGCGCCGTTTTCAGATACCCCGTATCCTGGGAGTGGAAATCGATGATGCCACTATCAGTGATATTCTCAAGCGTCTGGGTATGGGCGTGGAAACCACGCAGGACGGCTGGCGGGTGCGGGCGCCCAGCTGGCGTTTCGATATCGCCATAGAGGCGGATCTGGTCGAGGAGATCGGGCGTATCTACGGTTATGCCAATATCCCGGAGAATCTGTCTTCCGCACCGGTCAGCGTCCAGGGAGTGCCGGAAGCGGCTCTGCACCTGGATCGCATCAAGGATCTGCTGGTGGACAGGGACTACCAGGAAGTGGTGACCTACAGCTTTATCTCCCCGGAACTGGCGGAGCTGCTGACCCCCAAGGCCAGGCCTATACGCCTGGCCAATCCTATATCCGCCGATATGTCCGTGATGCGCGCCAGTCTCTGGCCGGGGCTGCTCTCCACGCTGCAGTACAATCTGGCCCGCCAGCAGGATCGGGTGCGCCTTTTTGAGACCGGGCAGATATTTCTGGCGGAAGGCGAAGACATCCGTCAGCCGGATATGTTTGCCGGTCTGATCTACGGCGATCGGTTGCCGGAACAATGGGCCAATCCCACGGGGAAAGTGGATTTCTATGACTTGAAAGGCGACGTGGAAGCCGTGCTGGGCATGGTGGACAATCTGCACGGTTTTGATATTCAGCCGGTCAAGGATGATGCCTTGCATCCTGGCCAGTCCGCAGTCATCCTGCGAAATGCTGAAGAGATCGGACGCCTAGGCATGTTGCATCCAGCCTTACAGGCCAAACTGGATATCCCAGGCAATGTATTCCTGTTTCAGATTCGCCTTCAAGGGTTGGAGAAAGGGCGGATACCGGCCTATGCCGCCGTTTCCCGCTATCCGGCCATTCGGCGGGATCTCGCCTTGCTGGTTGGCCGTGATGTTTCCTGGGGAGAAGTAGAGGCTGTCGCCAGGAAAGCGGCGCCGGAAATTGTGCGAGACATTCGCATATTTGACGTCTATACTGGGGACAATATAGACTCAGGTCTAAAAAGTCTTGCTTTAAGCTTGATTTTACAGGATTATTCTCACACTCTTACTGATGAAGAGACAGAGCGGGCCGTGAAGGCGGTGCTTGACGCGCTTCGCACCGAACTGTCAGCCAAACTGCGGGATTGA
- a CDS encoding MerR family transcriptional regulator: MLDPNSSAVELPPIPGKRYFTIGEVSELCQVKPHVLRYWEQEFPQLKPVKRRGNRRYYQRHDVIMIRQIRSLLYEQGFTIGGARQKLDGEDAQEDKSQSHQIIRQLLAELEEVAQILK; the protein is encoded by the coding sequence ATGCTGGATCCGAACAGTAGCGCCGTAGAGCTGCCGCCTATACCGGGCAAGCGCTATTTCACCATTGGTGAAGTGAGTGAGCTTTGCCAGGTAAAGCCCCATGTTCTGCGATACTGGGAGCAGGAGTTTCCTCAGCTCAAACCCGTTAAACGCAGGGGTAACCGGCGCTACTACCAGCGCCACGACGTGATCATGATCCGTCAAATCCGCAGCCTGTTGTATGAGCAGGGCTTCACCATTGGTGGTGCGCGGCAGAAGCTCGATGGTGAAGATGCCCAGGAAGACAAGAGCCAGAGCCATCAGATCATTCGCCAACTCCTGGCGGAGCTGGAGGAAGTTGCACAGATACTCAAATAG
- the ihfA gene encoding integration host factor subunit alpha: MSLTKAKMAEALFDELGLNKREAKGLVELFFEEIRGALENGQQVKLSGFGNFDLREKNPRPGRNPKTGEEILVSARRVVTFRPGQKLKARVETYAGSEQ; this comes from the coding sequence ATGTCACTGACCAAGGCAAAAATGGCCGAAGCCCTGTTCGATGAACTGGGATTGAACAAGCGTGAAGCCAAGGGGCTTGTCGAACTTTTTTTTGAAGAGATACGCGGCGCGCTGGAAAATGGTCAGCAGGTGAAACTGTCGGGGTTTGGCAACTTTGATCTGCGTGAGAAAAACCCTCGGCCCGGAAGGAACCCGAAAACCGGTGAAGAAATTCTTGTAAGCGCAAGACGGGTGGTAACTTTCCGTCCTGGACAAAAACTCAAAGCACGCGTGGAAACCTATGCTGGATCCGAACAGTAG
- a CDS encoding OmpA family protein — protein MFDTNKKIATVAAAVGLILGSTVASAEDPMRAYAMDAEKSVVTNAFGECWQSKGGIKTLIEKCGDTIAKEEVKAEPVPVDGDDDNDGVPNSRDKCPNTAAGATVDADGCQIVENLTINLVVEEFDFDSAVLKPEMKAALEAFADKVKASPGHESVTVIGHTDSTGPEDYNMKLSVRRAQAAADYLESLGIDSITVKGMGETQPIASNKTREGRSQNRRIEITTH, from the coding sequence ATGTTCGATACAAACAAGAAAATCGCCACGGTAGCGGCGGCTGTAGGGCTGATTCTGGGTTCTACCGTAGCTTCTGCAGAGGATCCCATGCGCGCTTACGCCATGGATGCCGAGAAGTCCGTGGTAACCAACGCGTTTGGCGAATGCTGGCAGTCCAAAGGCGGCATCAAGACGTTGATCGAAAAATGTGGCGACACCATCGCCAAGGAAGAAGTCAAGGCAGAGCCTGTTCCTGTTGATGGTGACGATGACAACGACGGCGTTCCCAACAGCCGTGACAAGTGCCCCAACACTGCCGCAGGTGCTACCGTTGATGCCGACGGTTGCCAGATTGTGGAAAACCTGACCATCAACTTGGTGGTTGAAGAGTTTGATTTTGACAGCGCTGTGCTCAAGCCTGAGATGAAGGCCGCTCTGGAAGCATTTGCCGACAAGGTCAAAGCCAGCCCCGGTCATGAGTCCGTGACTGTTATCGGTCATACGGACAGCACTGGTCCTGAAGACTACAACATGAAGCTGTCCGTGCGTCGTGCCCAGGCTGCTGCTGATTACCTGGAATCTCTGGGTATTGACTCCATTACCGTCAAGGGCATGGGTGAAACCCAGCCTATCGCCAGCAACAAAACCCGCGAAGGTCGTTCGCAGAACCGTCGCATCGAAATCACCACCCACTGA
- a CDS encoding DUF3592 domain-containing protein encodes MGIFRYIVPFILVCIGTVLLAKGYQDWQVSRALVDSSVVAEGTIVRNAPYLSSKAGKASSLMYFPEVKFSTRDGQPVQFVSTITSRADHYKPGDKVKVYYKADNPRDALIGSFGHLWSVALIFALSGLMVTAFAAWFFWKARVGWEKADRT; translated from the coding sequence ATGGGAATCTTCCGCTATATCGTACCTTTCATCCTCGTATGCATCGGCACAGTGCTACTCGCCAAAGGCTACCAGGACTGGCAGGTATCCAGGGCCTTGGTGGACAGTTCCGTGGTCGCCGAGGGAACCATTGTTCGCAATGCACCCTATCTGTCTTCCAAGGCAGGCAAGGCCTCCTCCCTGATGTACTTTCCAGAGGTAAAATTCAGTACCAGGGATGGACAGCCAGTCCAATTCGTTTCCACCATCACCAGCCGGGCCGATCACTACAAACCCGGAGACAAGGTGAAGGTTTATTACAAGGCGGATAACCCCAGGGACGCGCTGATCGGCTCATTCGGGCATCTGTGGTCCGTGGCTCTGATCTTTGCCCTGTCCGGCCTCATGGTAACGGCATTTGCGGCCTGGTTTTTCTGGAAGGCGCGGGTTGGCTGGGAGAAGGCAGACCGCACATGA
- the serS gene encoding serine--tRNA ligase yields the protein MLDPKLLRTHLDQVTAALARRGYEMDTRNFNELEERRKSLQVRTQELQNQRNTLSRGIGKAKAAGEDIQPLLDEVASIGDELKSAEEELKVIQGQLQDLLLGMPNMPDDSVPDGKDEEDNREERRWGEIRSFDFEPKDHVDLGEALNGLDFASAAKITGSRFTVMHGAMARLHRALIQFMLDLHTREHGYRETYVPYMVNADSMRGTGQLPKFAEDAFRVEGEQEYYLIPTAEVPLTNLLRDEILDPGSLPVKVLAHTPCFRSEAGAYGKDTRGMIRQHQFDKVELVQAVRPEDSFAALEELTGHAETILQKLGLPYRVVTLCTGDLGFSATKTYDLEVWLPGQGRYREISSCSNFLDFQARRMQARWRNPETGKPELLHTVNGSGLAVGRTLVAVLENYQQKDGSIAVPEVLRPYMGGMELLTA from the coding sequence ATGCTGGATCCCAAACTGCTGCGCACCCATCTCGATCAAGTCACCGCCGCCCTTGCGCGGCGGGGCTATGAGATGGATACCCGGAATTTCAACGAGCTGGAGGAACGCCGCAAATCACTGCAGGTGCGCACCCAGGAGCTACAGAATCAGCGCAACACCCTGTCCAGGGGGATTGGCAAGGCCAAAGCTGCCGGCGAAGACATCCAGCCCCTGCTGGATGAGGTAGCCAGCATCGGGGATGAACTGAAATCCGCCGAGGAAGAACTCAAGGTTATACAGGGACAATTGCAGGACTTGCTGTTGGGCATGCCGAACATGCCCGATGATTCTGTACCGGACGGGAAAGATGAAGAGGACAATCGCGAAGAGCGCCGCTGGGGCGAAATACGCTCCTTTGATTTCGAACCGAAAGACCATGTGGATCTGGGCGAAGCCCTGAATGGGTTGGATTTTGCATCTGCTGCGAAGATTACCGGCTCTCGCTTCACTGTCATGCACGGTGCCATGGCGCGCCTGCACCGGGCCCTGATTCAGTTCATGCTCGACCTGCATACCCGCGAGCATGGTTACCGGGAGACCTATGTGCCCTATATGGTCAATGCCGACAGCATGCGTGGCACCGGCCAGCTGCCCAAGTTTGCAGAGGATGCCTTTCGTGTCGAAGGTGAGCAGGAATACTATCTGATTCCCACGGCGGAAGTGCCCCTGACCAATCTGCTGCGCGATGAGATTCTGGACCCGGGCAGTCTGCCTGTGAAGGTGCTGGCCCACACCCCTTGTTTCCGTTCTGAGGCAGGGGCATACGGCAAGGATACCCGGGGCATGATTCGTCAGCATCAGTTTGACAAGGTGGAACTGGTGCAGGCGGTGCGCCCCGAAGATTCCTTTGCCGCACTGGAAGAACTGACCGGCCATGCCGAGACCATCCTGCAGAAACTGGGGTTGCCTTACCGGGTGGTGACTCTGTGCACGGGGGATTTGGGTTTCAGCGCCACCAAGACTTATGATCTCGAGGTGTGGCTGCCGGGGCAGGGCAGGTATCGGGAGATTTCCTCCTGCTCCAACTTCCTGGATTTTCAGGCCAGGCGCATGCAGGCCCGCTGGCGCAACCCGGAAACAGGCAAACCGGAGCTCTTGCATACGGTGAATGGTTCGGGGCTGGCGGTAGGTCGTACCCTGGTAGCGGTACTGGAAAACTACCAGCAGAAAGATGGCAGTATCGCCGTTCCCGAAGTATTGCGACCTTACATGGGTGGTATGGAGTTGCTGACGGCCTGA
- a CDS encoding Bax inhibitor-1/YccA family protein, protein MNNVFEQAVSRSSQQAFATNKVIKNTYLLLSATLVFSGLMAMLSLYLAVPLWTYTASLIVAMLLGMFVLPRTAESSAGLGVIFAITGLMGFGLGAVISLYLQLPNGPQTVALALGGTGVIFLGLSGYALSSRRDFSFMGGFIFAGMMVMMVAVLANLFLQIPALQLAIASGFILVMSGFILFQTSQMIHGGETNYIHATYGLYLSIFNIFISLLQILGIFGDD, encoded by the coding sequence ATGAATAACGTTTTTGAACAGGCTGTCAGCCGATCGAGCCAACAGGCCTTTGCCACCAACAAGGTCATTAAGAATACTTATCTGTTGTTGTCTGCCACCCTGGTTTTCAGCGGGCTGATGGCCATGTTGTCCCTGTATCTGGCAGTCCCCCTTTGGACATACACGGCATCCCTTATCGTGGCGATGCTGCTGGGAATGTTCGTATTGCCCCGTACTGCGGAAAGTTCCGCAGGTCTGGGCGTTATTTTTGCCATAACGGGGCTCATGGGCTTTGGCTTGGGCGCAGTGATCAGCCTGTACCTGCAATTGCCCAACGGACCTCAGACCGTTGCCCTGGCTCTGGGTGGCACGGGCGTCATTTTTCTGGGCCTGTCCGGCTATGCCCTGAGTAGCCGCCGCGACTTCAGTTTCATGGGCGGATTCATCTTTGCCGGCATGATGGTGATGATGGTGGCCGTGCTGGCCAATCTCTTCCTGCAGATTCCCGCTTTGCAACTGGCCATTGCTTCCGGTTTCATCCTGGTCATGAGCGGCTTCATTCTGTTTCAGACCAGCCAGATGATTCATGGAGGGGAAACCAATTACATCCACGCAACCTATGGACTGTACCTCTCCATTTTCAACATCTTCATCAGCCTGTTGCAGATTCTGGGAATCTTTGGCGACGACTGA
- the thrS gene encoding threonine--tRNA ligase: protein MPEITLPDGSKRAFDHPVTVAEVAADIGPGLAKATLAGKVDGKLVDASTSIDHDAELAIVTDRDEDALELIRHDAAHVMAQAVQELYPGTQVTIGPAIEDGFYYDFSREEPFTPDDLKKIEDRMREIVGRNLPIQREVWDREEAKKVFAEMGENYKVELIDAIPEDEQVSIYRQGEWFDVCRGPHLPSTGKLPKAFKLMKLAGAYWRGDSNNEMLQRIYGTAWRNKKELKAYLHRLEEAEKRDHRKIGKALDLFHTQEEAPGMVFWHDKGWQIYLTVQEYVRQKLRENGYQEVHTPEIIDRSLWEKSGHWEKFGDMIFTTHSENRDYAIKPMNCPAHVQIYNHGLHSYRDLPLRLAEFGSCHRNEPSGTLHGIMRVRNFVQDDAHIFCTEDQILSEVSDFIDLLFELYKDFGFEEVLIKLSTRPEKRVGADALWDKAEKSLEDALNHKNLEWELQPGEGAFYGPKIEFSLKDCLGRVWQLGTIQLDFSMPERLGAHYIAEDNSKQVPVMLHRAILGSLERFIGILIEHYAGALPLWLAPEQVVVMNITDKQAGYVEEVAQKLKKQGFRVQIDLRNEKIGFKIREHTLQRIPYLLVVGDREMENGAVAVRKRGGEDLGAIPIDEFISSLHDEVNNRV, encoded by the coding sequence ATGCCGGAAATTACGCTTCCAGATGGCTCAAAGCGAGCTTTCGATCATCCTGTCACTGTTGCCGAAGTGGCGGCTGATATAGGGCCGGGGCTGGCCAAGGCTACTCTTGCGGGTAAAGTGGATGGAAAACTGGTGGATGCTTCCACTTCCATCGACCATGACGCTGAACTGGCCATCGTCACGGACAGGGATGAGGATGCTCTGGAGCTGATTCGCCATGATGCTGCTCATGTCATGGCCCAGGCGGTGCAGGAGCTCTATCCAGGCACCCAGGTCACCATTGGCCCCGCCATTGAAGACGGGTTCTACTATGATTTTTCCCGGGAAGAGCCTTTCACGCCTGATGATCTGAAAAAAATTGAGGATCGCATGCGGGAGATCGTGGGCCGCAACCTGCCGATCCAGCGTGAAGTGTGGGACAGGGAAGAGGCAAAAAAAGTCTTTGCCGAAATGGGCGAGAATTACAAGGTCGAGCTCATTGATGCGATTCCCGAGGACGAGCAGGTCAGCATCTACCGTCAGGGAGAATGGTTCGATGTATGCCGGGGTCCCCATCTGCCCAGCACCGGGAAACTGCCCAAGGCATTCAAGCTCATGAAGCTGGCAGGCGCCTACTGGCGCGGTGACTCTAACAATGAGATGCTCCAGCGTATCTACGGTACGGCCTGGCGCAACAAAAAAGAACTCAAGGCGTATTTGCATCGCCTGGAAGAAGCGGAAAAGCGCGATCACCGCAAGATCGGCAAGGCCCTGGATCTGTTTCATACCCAGGAAGAGGCACCCGGCATGGTGTTCTGGCACGATAAAGGCTGGCAGATCTATCTGACGGTTCAGGAGTATGTGCGCCAGAAACTGCGGGAAAATGGCTACCAGGAAGTGCATACTCCTGAGATCATCGATCGCAGTCTGTGGGAAAAATCCGGTCACTGGGAAAAGTTTGGCGACATGATCTTCACCACTCATTCGGAGAACCGGGATTATGCCATCAAGCCCATGAACTGCCCGGCCCATGTGCAGATCTACAATCACGGCTTGCACAGTTATCGGGATCTGCCCTTGCGTCTGGCGGAGTTCGGCTCCTGTCACCGCAACGAGCCCTCCGGCACCCTGCATGGCATCATGCGCGTGCGGAACTTTGTCCAGGATGATGCGCATATCTTCTGCACTGAGGATCAGATCCTCTCCGAAGTGTCGGATTTCATCGATCTGTTGTTCGAGCTGTACAAGGACTTCGGCTTCGAAGAAGTACTCATCAAGCTTTCCACTCGCCCGGAAAAGCGCGTGGGTGCGGATGCGCTGTGGGACAAGGCGGAAAAGTCCCTGGAAGATGCCCTCAATCACAAGAATCTGGAATGGGAGCTGCAACCGGGGGAAGGCGCATTCTATGGCCCCAAGATCGAGTTCTCCCTGAAAGACTGCCTTGGCAGGGTATGGCAACTGGGCACCATCCAGCTGGATTTTTCCATGCCGGAGCGGCTGGGAGCCCACTATATTGCCGAGGACAACAGCAAACAGGTGCCGGTGATGCTGCACCGCGCCATTCTCGGTTCCCTGGAGCGTTTTATCGGAATTCTCATCGAACACTACGCCGGCGCACTACCTCTGTGGCTGGCACCAGAACAGGTAGTGGTGATGAATATTACGGATAAACAGGCCGGATATGTCGAGGAAGTTGCGCAAAAGCTGAAAAAACAGGGGTTTCGAGTGCAAATAGACTTGAGAAACGAGAAGATCGGCTTTAAAATCCGCGAGCACACATTGCAGCGTATCCCCTATCTGCTGGTCGTGGGTGACCGGGAGATGGAAAATGGGGCCGTTGCCGTACGCAAACGGGGTGGTGAAGATCTGGGGGCGATTCCCATAGATGAATTCATCTCCAGTTTGCATGATGAAGTGAACAACAGGGTCTGA
- the infC gene encoding translation initiation factor IF-3 produces MAIAKQDKRNRLNTDITVPEVRLIDEKGEQVGIVSIEDALEAASAAGLDLVEIVPNAEPPVCRIMDYGKFVFEAKKQKQAAKKKQKQVQVKEIKFRPRTDSGDYAIKLRNLRRFLENGDKAKVTMRFRGREHAHRELGLEVLNRIEKDLEELAQVEQRPAMEGRQMVMVLGPRKK; encoded by the coding sequence TTGGCTATAGCTAAACAAGACAAAAGAAACCGGTTGAATACCGACATCACCGTTCCTGAAGTTCGTCTGATCGACGAGAAGGGTGAGCAGGTAGGCATCGTTTCCATAGAAGACGCACTGGAAGCAGCATCTGCTGCCGGTCTGGACCTGGTGGAAATCGTGCCCAATGCGGAACCTCCGGTTTGCCGTATCATGGATTACGGCAAGTTTGTATTCGAAGCCAAGAAGCAGAAGCAGGCAGCGAAGAAAAAGCAGAAACAGGTTCAGGTAAAGGAAATAAAATTCCGCCCCAGGACTGATTCCGGGGACTACGCCATCAAGTTGCGCAACTTGAGGCGTTTCCTGGAGAACGGTGACAAGGCAAAGGTCACCATGCGTTTCCGGGGACGGGAGCATGCTCACCGGGAGTTGGGCCTGGAAGTGCTCAACCGTATCGAGAAGGATCTGGAAGAACTGGCCCAGGTCGAACAGCGTCCGGCGATGGAAGGTCGTCAGATGGTCATGGTTCTGGGGCCGCGCAAGAAATAG
- the rplT gene encoding 50S ribosomal protein L20, whose translation MPRVKRGVTAHKRHKKVLKQAKGYYGARSTVYRVAKQAVIKAGQYAYRDRRQRKRQFRALWIQRINAAARMNDLSYSKFMHGLDKAGVEIDRKMLADIAVHDMPAFSQLAEKAKAALAS comes from the coding sequence ATGCCCCGAGTTAAACGTGGTGTAACGGCGCACAAGCGTCACAAGAAGGTCCTCAAGCAGGCCAAAGGTTATTACGGCGCACGCAGTACAGTCTATCGCGTCGCCAAGCAGGCAGTCATCAAAGCCGGTCAGTACGCCTATCGTGACCGTCGCCAGCGCAAGCGCCAGTTCCGCGCCCTGTGGATTCAGCGCATCAATGCTGCCGCGCGCATGAATGATCTGTCCTACAGCAAGTTCATGCATGGCCTGGACAAGGCTGGCGTGGAAATCGATCGCAAGATGCTGGCGGACATTGCTGTCCATGATATGCCGGCATTTAGCCAGCTCGCAGAAAAGGCCAAGGCCGCTCTCGCGAGTTGA
- the rpmI gene encoding 50S ribosomal protein L35 — translation MPKIKTNRGAAKRFKKTAGGFKRNQSHRRHILTKKSTKRKRHLRSPAMLHKADVAAARRMIPYA, via the coding sequence ATGCCAAAGATAAAAACCAATCGGGGTGCAGCCAAGCGGTTCAAAAAGACTGCTGGCGGCTTCAAACGAAACCAGTCTCATCGCCGTCATATTCTGACCAAGAAGAGCACCAAGCGTAAGCGTCATTTGCGTTCACCCGCCATGCTGCACAAGGCCGACGTGGCCGCTGCGCGCCGCATGATTCCCTACGCCTGA